In Lautropia mirabilis, one DNA window encodes the following:
- the pdxH gene encoding pyridoxamine 5'-phosphate oxidase — protein MSKLDLHDIRQDYCRQELSETDCASQPLEQFRTWLDAAMHAQVHEPTAMNVATVDEHGHPNARIVLLKEVNDQGFVFFTNYQSRKGRAIALHPYVALTFFWPELERQVRVEGSIDKLPEAESDAYFDSRPYTSRIGAWASHQSEVLSSKADLMARAALVGARHPLHVPRPPHWGGYVVTPRLVEFWQGRPSRLHDRIQYRLENGHWIRERLSP, from the coding sequence ATGAGCAAACTGGATCTGCACGACATCCGCCAGGACTACTGCCGGCAGGAATTGTCCGAGACCGACTGCGCCAGCCAGCCGCTGGAACAGTTCCGCACCTGGCTGGATGCCGCCATGCATGCCCAGGTCCATGAACCCACCGCCATGAACGTCGCCACCGTCGACGAACACGGCCACCCCAACGCCCGCATCGTGCTGCTGAAGGAAGTCAACGACCAGGGCTTCGTCTTCTTCACCAACTATCAGAGCCGCAAGGGCCGTGCCATCGCCCTGCACCCCTACGTCGCGCTCACCTTCTTCTGGCCCGAACTGGAGCGTCAGGTGCGTGTGGAAGGCAGCATCGACAAGCTGCCCGAAGCCGAATCCGACGCCTACTTCGATTCCCGCCCCTACACCAGCCGCATCGGCGCCTGGGCCAGCCACCAGAGCGAGGTCCTCTCCAGCAAGGCCGACCTGATGGCCCGTGCCGCCCTGGTCGGCGCCCGGCACCCGCTGCACGTTCCCCGCCCCCCGCACTGGGGCGGCTACGTCGTCACGCCCCGCCTGGTGGAATTCTGGCAGGGCCGTCCCAGCCGCCTGCACGACCGCATCCAGTACCGGCTGGAAAACGGCCACTGGATCCGCGAACGGCTCTCGCCCTGA
- a CDS encoding type II toxin-antitoxin system VapC family toxin — protein MLDTNIIIYLMKNRPESVARKISSLAPHDRIVMSFVTYGELLQGAEGSRDRKKSHDNIRRITQRIQILYPDENTCIHYGHWAETLKRQGRPIGNNDLWIACHALSAGATLVTHNSREFARIEDLNWQDWVEP, from the coding sequence ATGCTGGATACCAACATCATCATCTATCTGATGAAGAACCGGCCAGAGAGCGTAGCCAGGAAAATCTCCTCTCTTGCTCCCCACGACAGGATCGTGATGAGTTTCGTCACCTATGGAGAGCTGCTCCAAGGTGCAGAAGGCAGTCGTGACAGGAAGAAATCCCACGACAACATACGCAGGATCACCCAGCGGATCCAGATCCTGTATCCAGATGAGAATACCTGCATCCACTATGGCCATTGGGCCGAAACACTGAAAAGGCAAGGCAGACCCATTGGCAACAACGATCTCTGGATTGCCTGTCATGCCCTGAGCGCCGGCGCAACACTGGTCACCCATAACAGCCGGGAGTTCGCCAGGATCGAAGACCTGAATTGGCAGGATTGGGTCGAGCCATGA
- a CDS encoding type II toxin-antitoxin system HipA family toxin has translation MLALKLAEKAGIPAAPARIVLLGETPIAVIRRFDRGADDTRIPYQSAATLLQTSREEDRSYTELVDAMHTHAKNPTADIQQLWRRILFNLLITNVDDHLQNHGFLHVDNGHWRLAPAFDINPFPDRERESKTWLSEEDDPITDIHMLMARAAWFSLNEQQARQILGEVHQAVRQWKRLRSVPKSASGLLSWVIFLQHSSTSRWKPPPHCWADPTAAVPPAAYPAGPRPTSPARGGPIPSGPDRR, from the coding sequence GTGCTGGCCCTGAAACTGGCAGAAAAGGCCGGTATTCCTGCAGCGCCCGCCCGCATCGTCCTGCTGGGCGAAACCCCCATTGCCGTCATTCGCCGCTTTGACCGGGGCGCAGACGACACACGCATTCCCTACCAGTCTGCCGCCACCTTGCTGCAGACCTCGCGAGAAGAAGACCGCAGCTACACCGAACTGGTCGATGCCATGCATACCCATGCAAAGAACCCTACTGCCGACATTCAGCAGCTGTGGCGCCGGATTCTCTTCAACCTGCTGATCACCAACGTCGACGACCATCTGCAGAATCATGGCTTTCTGCACGTCGACAACGGCCACTGGCGCCTTGCTCCCGCCTTCGACATCAATCCATTTCCAGACCGGGAACGTGAATCAAAAACCTGGCTTTCCGAAGAAGACGACCCCATCACCGACATCCACATGCTGATGGCCCGTGCTGCCTGGTTCTCCCTGAATGAGCAACAGGCGCGCCAGATTCTGGGAGAGGTCCATCAGGCCGTCAGGCAGTGGAAAAGGTTGCGCTCAGTCCCGAAGTCGGCCTCAGGACTGCTGAGCTGGGTGATTTTTCTGCAGCATTCGAGCACGAGCAGATGGAAGCCGCCGCCACACTGCTGGGCTGACCCTACCGCTGCTGTCCCGCCTGCTGCGTATCCAGCCGGGCCTCGACCGACATCCCCGGCGAGAGGCGGGCCAATTCCTTCTGGTCCGGATCGAAGGTGA
- a CDS encoding helix-turn-helix domain-containing protein has product MAPVQGASGSLSGAAGHPASVAALEVLTPEQAAQLLSVSVEDVLASIQSGELKARRIGTAYRIARSALDEFLRG; this is encoded by the coding sequence ATGGCGCCTGTGCAGGGCGCATCGGGTAGCTTGTCTGGCGCAGCCGGCCATCCAGCATCGGTGGCGGCGCTGGAAGTGCTTACGCCCGAGCAGGCGGCGCAGCTGCTGAGCGTGTCGGTGGAGGATGTGCTGGCCAGCATCCAGTCGGGTGAGCTGAAGGCGCGGCGCATCGGCACGGCCTATCGCATTGCACGGTCGGCCCTGGACGAGTTCCTGCGTGGCTGA
- a CDS encoding zinc ribbon domain-containing protein, whose amino-acid sequence MQEAEALFGRGVPDHHALYEQDLEAALRNPANLRNWGAARHEVKCQNCHAISVFVNGKVADRCDFCGSPAIVTHEEMRDAITPQSLLPFRISESQVRDVLRTWYRSRWFAPNRLKRAAATDTLKGIYLPYWTFDARAHSRWQAESGRYYYTTETVRGTDGRLETRRVQHVQWTPSFGELEHWFDDELVPGTVGIHGKLLKRIEPFPTTTDLKAYSPDYVRGWTVEHYQVDLREATTQGRQQMQLSMEALCSREVPGDTHRNLRVETRFDDCTFKHVLVPVWLVRYDYGARNFQVLVNGYTGKVSGEQPWSWVKIALAVLLVLAVLAGLSMLDR is encoded by the coding sequence GTGCAGGAAGCCGAGGCGTTGTTTGGTCGCGGGGTGCCGGACCATCATGCGCTGTACGAGCAGGACCTGGAAGCAGCGCTGCGCAATCCTGCCAACCTTCGCAACTGGGGGGCGGCGCGGCACGAGGTGAAGTGCCAGAACTGTCATGCCATCTCGGTCTTCGTGAATGGCAAGGTGGCCGATCGCTGTGATTTCTGCGGGTCGCCGGCCATCGTGACGCATGAGGAAATGCGTGATGCGATCACGCCGCAGAGCCTGCTGCCGTTTCGCATCAGCGAAAGCCAGGTGCGTGATGTGCTGCGCACCTGGTATCGGTCCCGCTGGTTTGCACCGAACCGCTTGAAGCGGGCTGCTGCAACCGACACGCTGAAGGGCATCTATCTGCCGTACTGGACCTTCGATGCCCGGGCGCATTCACGCTGGCAGGCAGAATCGGGGCGCTATTACTACACCACCGAAACGGTGCGTGGAACCGATGGCCGGCTGGAGACGCGTCGCGTGCAGCATGTTCAATGGACACCATCCTTCGGTGAACTGGAACATTGGTTTGATGACGAACTGGTTCCAGGCACGGTGGGCATCCATGGAAAGCTTCTGAAGCGCATCGAGCCCTTTCCGACGACGACCGATCTGAAGGCCTATTCACCGGACTATGTGCGGGGCTGGACGGTGGAGCACTATCAGGTGGATCTGCGCGAGGCCACCACGCAGGGACGGCAGCAGATGCAGCTGAGCATGGAAGCGTTGTGCAGCCGCGAGGTGCCGGGTGATACCCATCGCAATCTGCGGGTGGAGACGCGTTTTGACGACTGCACCTTCAAGCATGTGCTGGTGCCGGTCTGGCTGGTGCGCTACGACTATGGCGCCCGAAATTTTCAGGTGCTGGTGAATGGCTACACCGGCAAGGTGTCGGGTGAACAGCCCTGGAGCTGGGTGAAGATTGCACTGGCGGTGCTGCTGGTGCTGGCTGTGCTCGCAGGGCTGTCGATGCTGGATCGCTGA
- a CDS encoding NAD(P)-dependent alcohol dehydrogenase — MTQHVHGYAAHAADKPLVPFRFERRDPRPDDVVIDILYSGVCHSDLHTARNDWGGTTYPVVPGHEIVGRVRSVGKDVTRFKPGDLVGVGCMVDSCRQCEPCHHDLEQYCENRPTFTYDSKDRHDGMPTYGGYSNSITVSDAFVLRVPENLDTKGVPPILCAGITTWSPLRHWNVGKGSKVAVVGLGGLGHMAIKLAKALGAEVTLFSRSPGKSDDARRLGAHHVIISTDAEQMKGAGYQFDLIIDTVPYTHDIQPYIPTLKLDGTLVFVGLLGNLESMINTVPLIMGRRAVAGSVIGGIKETQELLDFCGEHNITADVEIIDMASINDAYERMLRSDVKYRFVIDMATLDKAA, encoded by the coding sequence ATGACCCAGCACGTCCACGGCTATGCCGCCCACGCAGCCGACAAGCCCCTGGTCCCCTTCCGCTTCGAGCGACGCGATCCCCGGCCGGACGATGTCGTCATCGACATCCTCTACTCCGGCGTCTGCCACAGTGACCTGCACACCGCCCGCAACGACTGGGGCGGCACCACCTACCCCGTCGTGCCGGGCCACGAGATCGTCGGCCGCGTGCGCAGCGTCGGCAAGGATGTCACCCGCTTCAAGCCGGGTGATCTGGTCGGTGTGGGCTGCATGGTGGATTCGTGCCGCCAGTGCGAGCCCTGCCACCATGACCTGGAGCAGTACTGCGAGAACCGCCCCACCTTCACCTACGACAGCAAGGACCGCCACGACGGCATGCCCACCTACGGCGGCTACTCCAACAGCATCACCGTGAGCGATGCCTTCGTGCTGCGCGTACCCGAAAACCTCGACACGAAGGGCGTGCCGCCCATCCTGTGCGCCGGCATCACCACGTGGTCGCCACTGCGTCACTGGAACGTGGGCAAGGGCAGCAAGGTCGCCGTGGTGGGCCTGGGTGGTCTGGGCCACATGGCCATCAAGCTGGCCAAGGCCCTGGGAGCCGAAGTCACCCTGTTCTCGCGCTCGCCCGGCAAGAGCGACGATGCCCGCCGCCTGGGCGCGCACCACGTCATCATCTCCACCGATGCAGAGCAGATGAAAGGGGCGGGCTACCAGTTCGACCTGATCATCGACACGGTGCCGTACACCCACGACATCCAGCCCTACATCCCCACGCTCAAGCTGGATGGCACGCTGGTCTTCGTCGGCCTTCTGGGCAACCTGGAATCCATGATCAACACCGTTCCGCTGATCATGGGGCGACGCGCTGTGGCCGGCTCCGTCATCGGCGGCATCAAGGAAACCCAGGAACTGCTGGATTTCTGCGGTGAGCACAACATCACCGCCGACGTGGAGATCATCGACATGGCCAGCATCAACGACGCCTACGAGCGCATGCTCAGGAGCGACGTGAAGTACCGCTTCGTCATCGATATGGCCACGCTGGACAAGGCGGCCTGA
- a CDS encoding AbrB/MazE/SpoVT family DNA-binding domain-containing protein, translating to MLTKVFQSGNSQAVRIPVDFRLDGDTVEIMRAENGDLILRPVIDKGEAFLDLFSGFDESFIQALEDRDMTPPQDRDPL from the coding sequence ATGCTGACCAAGGTATTCCAGAGCGGAAACAGCCAGGCCGTCCGGATTCCAGTCGACTTCCGCCTTGACGGAGACACGGTGGAAATCATGAGGGCAGAGAACGGCGACCTCATCCTGCGCCCTGTCATTGACAAGGGAGAAGCTTTCCTGGACCTGTTCTCCGGCTTCGATGAGTCTTTCATCCAGGCGCTCGAAGACAGGGACATGACGCCGCCTCAGGACCGGGATCCACTATGA
- the nrdG gene encoding anaerobic ribonucleoside-triphosphate reductase activating protein, with translation MQQLRFSVEQIVWQEVPNEVSLAFLFSGCPLRCQGCHSADSWKAGQGTVLTESHLAGRLQRYRGLISCVLFMGGEWVPGELRRMLEVVVRAGLRTCLYTGLEREELEAVSGDIIPYLTYLKTGRWRAELGGLESPRTNQRFTDLRTQKNLNHLFVHDEKPAPRRIPIHAVSALAA, from the coding sequence ATGCAGCAGCTTCGTTTTTCGGTGGAACAGATCGTCTGGCAGGAAGTGCCCAACGAGGTATCGCTGGCCTTTCTGTTCTCGGGCTGCCCGCTGCGCTGCCAGGGCTGCCACAGTGCCGACAGCTGGAAGGCCGGACAGGGCACGGTACTGACCGAAAGCCATCTGGCCGGGCGCCTGCAGCGCTATCGCGGGCTGATCAGCTGCGTGCTGTTTATGGGGGGAGAGTGGGTGCCCGGCGAGCTTCGGCGCATGCTGGAAGTGGTCGTTCGCGCCGGCCTCAGGACCTGCCTCTATACGGGGCTGGAACGTGAGGAGCTGGAAGCCGTATCGGGAGACATCATCCCGTATCTCACCTACCTGAAAACGGGCCGCTGGCGTGCAGAACTGGGGGGACTGGAAAGCCCCCGGACCAACCAGCGCTTCACCGACCTGCGCACGCAGAAGAACCTGAACCACCTGTTCGTCCACGACGAGAAACCGGCCCCCAGACGCATTCCGATCCATGCCGTTTCTGCGCTCGCCGCATGA